The proteins below come from a single Campylobacter sp. MG1 genomic window:
- a CDS encoding type II toxin-antitoxin system Phd/YefM family antitoxin, whose translation MKFSQDEIFSATDVVRNFSTILKKIEGNKKVFVVKNNKFQCVMLSLAEYEKLQNALVILEAIYKDKKNGKN comes from the coding sequence ATGAAATTTAGCCAAGATGAGATATTTTCAGCTACCGATGTCGTGCGTAATTTTTCTACAATTTTAAAAAAAATTGAAGGCAATAAAAAGGTTTTCGTAGTCAAAAACAATAAATTTCAATGCGTTATGCTAAGCCTTGCTGAATATGAAAAATTACAAAATGCTTTAGTAATTTTAGAAGCTATTTATAAGGACAAAAAAAATGGCAAGAATTAA
- a CDS encoding alpha/beta fold hydrolase, producing MARINIKNLGLSYLIRQGNGEKVALIMHGWGANKELMEQFFTKSLSKHCKQMIFLDFAGFGGSDEPSYAFNSIDYLNLTNEFIKALDIKVDILLGHSYGGKIACLMASKNDYDALILCASAGLKLPKSSKVKLKIFLAKCLNKLGFKNIRRFLASKDGATLSPIMYETFKNVVDEDYQNEISKINTKTLLLWGESDTATPLSIANKMQGLIKNSKLITFNGNHFFFMQNDLCNDITHFLDNN from the coding sequence ATGGCAAGAATTAATATAAAAAATCTCGGGCTAAGTTATCTAATAAGACAAGGAAATGGAGAAAAAGTAGCTTTAATAATGCACGGCTGGGGTGCTAATAAAGAACTAATGGAGCAATTTTTCACAAAATCTTTAAGCAAGCATTGTAAGCAAATGATATTTTTAGACTTTGCAGGATTTGGTGGAAGTGATGAGCCAAGTTATGCTTTTAACTCTATTGATTATCTTAATTTGACAAATGAATTTATAAAAGCATTAGATATAAAAGTTGATATTTTGCTAGGTCATTCTTATGGTGGCAAAATTGCTTGTCTTATGGCTAGTAAGAATGATTATGATGCGTTGATTTTATGTGCTAGTGCTGGGCTAAAACTACCAAAAAGCTCTAAAGTAAAGCTAAAAATCTTTCTTGCAAAATGCTTAAATAAATTAGGATTTAAAAATATAAGAAGATTTTTAGCTAGTAAAGATGGTGCTACGCTAAGCCCTATTATGTATGAGACTTTTAAAAATGTAGTTGATGAAGACTATCAAAACGAAATTAGCAAAATCAACACAAAAACCTTGCTATTATGGGGAGAAAGCGACACTGCAACACCACTTAGCATAGCAAATAAAATGCAAGGTTTAATCAAAAACTCAAAACTAATTACCTTTAATGGAAATCATTTTTTCTTTATGCAAAATGATTTATGTAATGATATTACTCATTTTTTAGACAATAATTAA